GAAATCTTGATTATCAAAGCATTATATGTTATAATAAATACCAAATGAATTAAAATAGCGTGATGAAAATTTTTCAAAAAAATATGAAAAATTTTTGTTCACTTACTTGACAAAAGAATACTATCGGGTGCGAGAAAATCCAGTATTCTCGCAGGTTCTAAGGAATTTTGTTCAGAAAAAATGCAGTGAAAAAATCAGGAAAAAGTAGTAGGTCCTATTATTCACTGTTCTCCTGACTTGACAAAATCATATAAAGAGTGTCGGAAAATATAGAATAAAGGAGAGCGTTTGTTATGTCAGTAAAAATAATAATAATCATTTTACTAGTTGTTGTTGCAGTATTGATTGTAGGATTAGTTGCAAATAAATTTAAACAAAAGATAAATATATCTGATGATGTTAAAATTGATACATCAATGTTTGAAGCAAAAAGTATTGATGAAATATGGGAAATAGAAGAAAAAGAAAATTTTGTTGTGGAGATGGATAAATACATAGCTGAAAAATGCGAGTACGGAGATAATATGGAAACTTTAAATGGTGAGCAAAAGGTTTTCTATATTACACAATCTCTAGAAATGGAAGTTAACAATGGTGGTTTCGCGCAGTTTTTCTTTAATTCTAGTGGTATGTTTGGAAATGAACTTGTTTCTTCTTTTGAAAAAATAGGAGCGATGAAAACGGCAGAGATTTGCAAAAAAGCTATTAGTATATACGGAGATAAAGTTCCGGCCGACAGAGATGAAAGAGAAGAAATTTTAACTACAGATGATGAAACAGAGGAAGAAAGAATCGAGGCAATACTCAATGAGTGTGATGATGCGTTCTTCGAATATGAAGATGATTTAGTTGAATTGAATTATCAGTTCATTATTAACCATAAAGAATCATTTTTAAAGTAAGATAGTTTTTTGTTCCTAACTTAATATGAGCTACCATTCAAAAACATGGCATCCAGATTATACAGTCTTTATAGTAAGAGTGTCGAAAATTGGCGAAAAAAGTTAGGATCAAAAAATCGAAAAAGAGAGTATTGGCAGATGGGAATATTAATAGAGTTATTTTTAATATTTGCTAAAATAGGTTTGTTTACTTTTGGCGGCGGATATGCAATGATTTCGCTGATTGAAAATAATTGTGTAGAAAAAAAGAAGTGGATCACTCACGATGAGATGATGAATATCACAGTAATTGCAGAATCTACTCCCGGACCGATTGCAATAAACTGTGCTGCATATGTAGGTTATAAAAAAGCCGGGATAATCGGTGCAATTATCTCAACATTGGGAATTGTACTTCCGTCATTTGCAGTGATTTATTTAATTTCTATGTTTTTGGATAATTTTTTGGAAATTACGCTTATAGCCAACGCTTTTAAAGGTGTTAAAATAGCAGTAGGTTTTCTTATTCTTGATGCTGCGATAACAATGATAAAAAAGATGCCAAAAAAAATATTGCCAAAAACTTTTATGGTATGCTCATTTGTAACAATGCTCATTATTAATATCTTTTCGCTTGATTTTTCTTCGATAGTCCTGATGCTTATTGCAGGGGT
The genomic region above belongs to Oscillospiraceae bacterium and contains:
- a CDS encoding DUF4375 domain-containing protein, translated to MSVKIIIIILLVVVAVLIVGLVANKFKQKINISDDVKIDTSMFEAKSIDEIWEIEEKENFVVEMDKYIAEKCEYGDNMETLNGEQKVFYITQSLEMEVNNGGFAQFFFNSSGMFGNELVSSFEKIGAMKTAEICKKAISIYGDKVPADRDEREEILTTDDETEEERIEAILNECDDAFFEYEDDLVELNYQFIINHKESFLK
- a CDS encoding chromate transporter, whose protein sequence is MGILIELFLIFAKIGLFTFGGGYAMISLIENNCVEKKKWITHDEMMNITVIAESTPGPIAINCAAYVGYKKAGIIGAIISTLGIVLPSFAVIYLISMFLDNFLEITLIANAFKGVKIAVGFLILDAAITMIKKMPKKILPKTFMVCSFVTMLIINIFSLDFSSIVLMLIAGVISLVIFMVKGTPKTDGGMQK